From a single Lolium rigidum isolate FL_2022 chromosome 7, APGP_CSIRO_Lrig_0.1, whole genome shotgun sequence genomic region:
- the LOC124671916 gene encoding galactose mutarotase-like has protein sequence MAGGALLPVALLVCLALAGGADAARKPVGFYELKNKKGDFSIKVTNWGATLVSVFVPDCKGNVADVILGYDTIAEYVNGTQAFGSTVGRVANRIFKSRFVLDGKAYRLFPNDGNNSIHGGHRGFGKVIWTVKEYVSGGDSPYITFFYHSFDGEQGFPGDLDVYATYRLSSPYELSISMNATATTKATPVNLANHAYWNLAGHDSGDVLQQELQILASSYTTVDAMIPTGQIEPVAGTIYDFLQPTPVGEHMDIVPGGGGGYDLNFVVNGEQDAFRQVARVEDPKSGRGMEVWANQPGVQLYTSNWVINEKGKNGKVYGQYGALCLETQAYPDAVNHPEFPSSIVRPGQVYKHDMAIKFYQDA, from the exons ATGGCGGGAGGGGCACTGCTTCCTGTTGCCTTGCTGGTGTGCCTTGCGCTGGCCGGCGGCGCGGATGCTGCCCGGAAGCCGGTCGGTTTCTACGAGCTCAAGAACAAGAAGGGGGACTTCTCCATCAAGGTCACCAACTGGGGAGCCACCCTCGTCTCTGTCTTTGTCCCTGACTGCAAAG GAAACGTGGCCGATGTTATCCTTGGGTACGATACCATCGCCGAATACGTT AATGGCACTCAAGCATTCGGATCGACGGTTGGGCGCGTGGCCAACAGAATCTTCAAGTCCCGCTTCGTGCTCGACGGGAAAGCCTACCGTCTCTTCCCTAACGACGGCAACAACTCCATCCACG GCGGCCACAGGGGTTTCGGCAAGGTCATTTGGACGGTGAAAGAGTACGTGAGCGGTGGCGACTCCCCGTACATCACCTTCTTCTACCACAGCTTCGACGGAGAGCAAG GGTTCCCGGGCGACCTGGACGTGTACGCGACGTACCGGCTCTCCAGCCCGTACGAGCTGAGCATCAGCATGAACGCGACGGCCACGACCAAGGCGACGCCGGTGAACCTCGCGAACCACGCGTACTGGAACCTCGCCGGCCATGACAGCGGCGACGTCCTCCAGCAGGAGCTCCAGATCCTCGCGTCGAGCTACACGACCGTCGACGCCATGATCCCGACGGGCCAGATCGAGCCCGTGGCCGGCACCATCTACGACTTCCTGCAGCCGACGCCCGTCGGCGAGCACATGGACATcgtcccgggcggcggcggcgggtacgACCTCAACTTCGTCGTGAACGGGGAGCAGGACGCGTTCCGGCAGGTGGCGCGCGTCGAGGACCCCAAGTCCGGCCGGGGCATGGAGGTGTGGGCTAACCAGCCCGGCGTGCAGCTCTACACCTCCAACTGGGTCATCAACGAGAAGGGGAAAAACGGCAAGGTTTACGGGCAGTACGGCGCGCTGTGCCTGGAGACGCAGGCATACCCTGACGCCGTGAACCACCCCGAGTTCCCGTCGTCGATCGTCAGGCCCGGCCAGGTGTACAAGCACGACATGGCCATCAAGTTCTACCAGGacgcatga